A window of the Corallococcus exiguus genome harbors these coding sequences:
- a CDS encoding sensor histidine kinase — MSAQTRLQVLREMMAEAFLALDAQGIIHELNHRAASLLGLPYGTCQGLTPWEAQPMLAGTTLHERLLDALTTREPARFLSELPSGVWLELSVRPVGGETWVLATDITRRQRAETEVTRTEERFRQLGERFQVALESAQMAVWETNLVTGQVFRSEGHDRLYGYPQLLAEWTHEQFLASLHPDDRPAVEAQVTAIFHNDVLSYSSTFRTHWPDNTWHWLISRSRVIRDANGKVMVVRGAILDITALKETEEALHEAVRTRDDFLSVASHELRTPLTSLRLQVDLLRRMAESKGHEPLGSEKVTTRLDAADRQLKRLTSLLDNLLDVSRIRTGKLDFDLASDDLAPVVQDLVARFGDEAKQAGVELDARVEGPAPCRFDRLKLEQVLSNLISNALRYGQGTPVNVSLRRQDGQLRLTVRDGGPGVPAAERERIFQRFAQVQGSARTGGLGLGLYIVQQIVEAHGGRVWVEEASGGGAAFMVTLPVDGA; from the coding sequence ATGTCCGCGCAGACCCGCTTGCAGGTCCTGCGGGAGATGATGGCCGAGGCGTTCCTGGCGCTCGACGCGCAGGGAATCATCCATGAGCTCAACCACCGCGCCGCGTCGCTGCTGGGCCTGCCGTATGGCACCTGCCAGGGCCTGACGCCGTGGGAAGCGCAGCCGATGCTGGCCGGCACGACGTTGCACGAGCGGCTGCTGGACGCGCTCACCACGCGCGAGCCCGCGCGCTTCCTGTCGGAGCTGCCGTCAGGCGTCTGGCTGGAGCTGTCCGTGCGGCCGGTGGGCGGCGAGACGTGGGTGCTGGCCACGGACATCACCCGCCGTCAGCGCGCGGAGACCGAGGTCACGCGCACCGAGGAGCGCTTCCGCCAGCTGGGCGAGCGGTTCCAGGTGGCGCTGGAGTCCGCGCAGATGGCGGTCTGGGAGACGAACCTCGTCACCGGGCAGGTGTTCCGCTCGGAGGGGCATGACCGGCTCTACGGCTACCCGCAGCTCCTGGCGGAGTGGACGCACGAGCAGTTCCTGGCGTCGCTGCATCCGGACGACCGTCCCGCGGTGGAAGCGCAGGTGACGGCCATCTTCCACAACGACGTGCTGTCGTATTCCTCCACCTTCCGCACGCACTGGCCGGACAACACCTGGCACTGGCTCATCAGCCGGTCGCGAGTCATCCGCGACGCGAACGGCAAGGTGATGGTGGTGCGCGGGGCCATCCTGGACATCACCGCGCTGAAGGAGACGGAGGAGGCGTTGCACGAGGCGGTGCGCACGCGCGACGACTTCCTGTCGGTGGCAAGCCACGAGCTGCGCACGCCGCTCACGTCGCTGCGCCTGCAGGTGGACCTGTTGCGGCGCATGGCCGAGTCGAAGGGCCACGAGCCCCTGGGCTCCGAGAAGGTCACGACGCGGCTGGACGCGGCGGACCGGCAGCTCAAGCGGCTGACGTCGCTGTTGGACAACCTGCTGGACGTGAGCCGCATCCGCACGGGCAAGCTGGACTTCGATCTGGCGAGCGACGACCTGGCGCCGGTGGTGCAGGACCTGGTGGCGCGCTTCGGGGACGAGGCGAAGCAGGCCGGGGTGGAGCTGGACGCGCGCGTGGAGGGCCCTGCGCCGTGCCGGTTCGACCGGCTCAAGCTGGAGCAGGTGCTGAGCAACCTCATTTCCAATGCGCTGAGATACGGACAGGGCACGCCGGTGAACGTGTCGCTGCGCCGTCAGGACGGACAGCTGCGGCTGACCGTGCGGGACGGCGGTCCGGGAGTCCCCGCCGCAGAGCGAGAGCGCATCTTCCAGCGCTTCGCCCAGGTGCAGGGCTCCGCGCGCACGGGAGGCCTGGGCCTGGGGCTCTACATCGTGCAGCAGATCGTGGAAGCGCACGGCGGCCGCGTCTGGGTGGAGGAAGCATCCGGCGGCGGCGCGGCGTTCATGGTGACGCTGCCGGTGGACGGCGCATAG
- a CDS encoding GNAT family N-acetyltransferase, which translates to MSRAEIDESHAQFRGAWRLMTLGLPRGEVVERADVFITAGHVTWSLMNMSFLNRPAETEAELMRAVDSAASYFAQGPHGWAFTLTPEWLAPGLREQADALLATRGLKPGMTTSGMVADRMLEPVRPLPPLDLRPVNDTWGYNAVADVNAASYDTPQALGREALAAPGIFGPESRAFVGCHDGAPSTSTVALRVDGIVYIALVATLAEHRRKSAAETVLRRALEEAKHAWGLERTVLHATEAGAPVYRRMGYRDVAPFVSYFAPPKGA; encoded by the coding sequence ATGTCCCGAGCCGAGATCGACGAATCACATGCGCAGTTCCGTGGAGCCTGGAGGCTCATGACGCTGGGGCTGCCCCGTGGAGAGGTCGTGGAGCGTGCGGACGTGTTCATCACCGCGGGTCACGTGACGTGGTCGCTGATGAACATGTCGTTCCTCAACCGGCCGGCGGAGACGGAGGCGGAGCTGATGCGAGCGGTGGACTCGGCCGCGAGCTACTTCGCGCAGGGACCGCACGGGTGGGCCTTCACGCTGACGCCGGAGTGGCTGGCGCCGGGGCTGCGGGAGCAGGCGGACGCGCTGCTCGCCACGCGAGGGCTCAAGCCGGGGATGACCACGTCGGGCATGGTGGCGGACCGGATGCTGGAGCCGGTGCGGCCCCTGCCGCCGCTCGACCTCCGGCCGGTGAACGACACCTGGGGCTACAACGCCGTCGCGGACGTGAACGCCGCGAGCTACGACACGCCCCAGGCGCTGGGACGTGAAGCCCTGGCCGCCCCCGGCATCTTCGGCCCCGAGAGCCGGGCCTTCGTCGGCTGCCACGACGGCGCGCCGTCGACGAGCACGGTGGCGCTGCGCGTGGACGGCATCGTCTACATCGCGCTGGTGGCGACGCTCGCGGAGCACCGCCGCAAGAGCGCCGCGGAGACGGTGCTCCGGCGCGCGCTGGAGGAGGCGAAGCACGCGTGGGGGTTGGAGCGAACGGTGCTGCATGCCACGGAGGCCGGCGCGCCCGTCTACCGCCGCATGGGCTACCGGGACGTGGCGCCGTTCGTCTCGTACTTCGCGCCCCCGAAGGGAGCTTGA